In one window of Candidatus Edwardsbacteria bacterium DNA:
- a CDS encoding BTAD domain-containing putative transcriptional regulator, whose translation MNQPIVLRSNLQLPRPRPETLKRHRLLTLLHNQLDRRLLVITGDAGYGKTTLLAQLSEKARLPGVFLSLEPEDSDLVTFYSGLICGLEKLQPGLAARCQGLVDRGTDVAKNHRLAMGTLLNELVEKRNEEIFIFLDDYHSLSDDSEVHQALDYFIDHSPPDVHLVIASRREPPLPSLPKWRAKRDLAELSREALKFTEEEIRSLLEQFYKISLSETEIRGLAQKTEGWITGVQLILQAAGRDGRSVREMLNAYLEEHGDLFRYFAGEIFNREKEDLRDFLKRSSVLDVMTPEACRCVLKVNKPQVYLEELVNSNLFITVSGPGEYRYHRLFREFLYDQLSDPAERSGLHVRAAEHHEKNGESAKAIGQYLSADKPREAVRLIDRDRERLVNRAQFALLRSWLERLAPQTYDEFPWLCAVQAVLCKEQGKLEQAESLYRQAEEKLRKKGPRDPSHGYVLYEKSIVLHRKGESKEAIAVLKQALKCCPPENSDLKTSILGFTAQVWLEGLGDSSKARTCLNQARKLLKGTANKMQSVYIEQKQSVLWESLGEKRRAFQIYKGIIETIGDDYSHLVGSYFHNAAKVALDYGRYGWAGECLNKGQVVCRGYEDVFSGSMLEFGFGYLYLFKGEWDRAQKHLEKAHDTFKEMNWTRSVCIALRQLSRLARYRGDPERARHYLELMKQQPLGPLDRIAVLMEQALICIYREQYGPARETLDSCRDQAIKYFGRMGEIVCHLAEAGIQAGSKKPKEAEGWFFKAVTLSKDYGFDGLLACELRASPILCRLAQKCTAEKAYLLTIPSFMAAEVKGQVKEGSGLRAELLGPPRIFGGEKEITNGLRRQAQQLLCLLAYHGERGLSREEILEAMWPRVKPKQGVDNFHLVLFEVRQGLQKSIGRSYGKAIVKEGGRYRIGPGLPVSNDVRAFEELLAGSREAERAGDAAAAKKLLGEALSLKRGEFCQGWTEDWVQGISRRLEELHQKALLKLGALHLRDGEPENSREYYELAVGRDELCEEACRGLIRIHGNKGDRNQAKALFTKLEKALRRELKSEPAPETVELYRTVMVSGK comes from the coding sequence GTGAACCAACCAATAGTGCTGCGTTCCAACCTGCAGCTCCCCCGACCCCGGCCCGAGACCCTCAAAAGGCATCGGCTGCTGACCTTGCTGCACAATCAGCTGGACCGCCGCCTGCTGGTGATCACCGGCGACGCCGGTTATGGAAAGACCACCCTGCTGGCCCAGCTCAGCGAAAAGGCCCGCCTGCCCGGAGTGTTCCTTTCCCTGGAACCGGAAGACAGCGACCTGGTGACATTCTATTCCGGCCTGATCTGCGGGCTGGAAAAACTGCAGCCTGGCCTGGCTGCCCGCTGCCAGGGGCTGGTTGACAGGGGTACGGACGTCGCGAAGAACCACCGGCTGGCCATGGGGACCCTGCTTAACGAGCTGGTGGAGAAGCGCAACGAAGAGATCTTCATCTTCCTGGACGACTACCATTCCCTGTCCGACGACAGCGAAGTGCACCAGGCGCTGGATTATTTCATAGACCATTCGCCGCCGGACGTTCACCTGGTGATAGCCTCCCGCAGGGAACCGCCCCTGCCCTCCCTTCCCAAATGGCGGGCCAAGCGCGACCTGGCCGAACTGAGCCGGGAGGCCCTGAAGTTCACCGAGGAAGAGATCAGATCACTGCTGGAGCAGTTCTATAAGATCAGCCTTTCGGAGACCGAGATCAGGGGTCTGGCCCAGAAGACCGAAGGCTGGATCACCGGGGTCCAGCTGATCCTGCAGGCGGCCGGCCGGGATGGGCGTTCGGTGCGGGAAATGCTGAACGCCTATCTGGAGGAGCACGGAGACCTGTTCCGCTATTTTGCCGGGGAGATCTTCAACCGGGAGAAGGAGGACTTAAGGGATTTTTTAAAACGCAGTTCGGTGCTGGACGTCATGACCCCCGAAGCCTGCCGCTGTGTGCTGAAGGTCAATAAACCCCAAGTATATCTGGAGGAGCTGGTCAACAGCAATCTATTCATCACAGTATCCGGGCCGGGGGAGTACAGATATCACAGGCTTTTCCGCGAGTTCCTTTACGACCAGCTGAGCGACCCGGCTGAGAGGAGCGGGCTTCACGTCCGGGCGGCGGAGCACCACGAAAAGAACGGAGAATCCGCCAAGGCCATCGGACAGTATCTTTCGGCGGACAAGCCCCGGGAGGCGGTGCGGCTGATAGACCGGGACCGGGAGCGCCTGGTCAACCGGGCCCAGTTCGCCCTGCTCCGTTCCTGGCTGGAGCGGCTGGCCCCGCAGACCTACGATGAGTTCCCCTGGCTGTGCGCGGTCCAGGCGGTGCTGTGCAAGGAGCAGGGGAAGCTGGAACAGGCCGAAAGCCTTTACCGGCAGGCGGAAGAAAAGCTGCGGAAGAAAGGCCCCCGGGATCCTTCCCATGGCTACGTGCTCTACGAAAAGAGCATTGTGCTGCACCGCAAGGGGGAATCCAAGGAAGCCATAGCGGTTCTTAAGCAGGCCCTTAAATGCTGTCCGCCGGAGAACAGCGACCTTAAGACCTCCATTCTGGGGTTCACCGCCCAGGTCTGGCTGGAGGGTTTGGGCGATTCCAGCAAAGCCAGGACCTGCCTTAACCAGGCCCGGAAGCTGCTGAAGGGGACAGCCAACAAGATGCAGTCGGTTTACATCGAGCAGAAGCAGTCGGTGCTGTGGGAGAGCCTGGGGGAGAAGCGCCGGGCCTTCCAGATCTACAAGGGGATCATCGAGACGATCGGGGACGATTATTCCCACCTGGTGGGTTCTTACTTCCACAACGCCGCCAAGGTGGCCCTGGATTACGGCCGGTACGGCTGGGCCGGGGAATGCCTGAACAAGGGGCAGGTGGTATGCCGGGGTTACGAGGATGTTTTTTCCGGATCCATGCTGGAGTTCGGTTTCGGATACCTGTACCTTTTCAAGGGGGAATGGGACCGGGCCCAAAAGCATCTGGAGAAGGCCCACGATACCTTCAAGGAGATGAACTGGACCCGGTCGGTCTGCATCGCCCTCCGCCAGCTGAGCCGTCTGGCCCGCTACCGGGGGGACCCGGAACGGGCCCGGCACTACCTGGAGTTGATGAAGCAGCAGCCCTTGGGGCCTTTGGACCGGATCGCGGTCTTGATGGAGCAGGCGCTGATATGCATCTATCGGGAACAGTACGGCCCGGCCCGGGAAACGCTGGACTCATGCCGGGATCAGGCCATCAAGTATTTCGGCAGGATGGGGGAGATAGTGTGCCATCTGGCCGAGGCCGGCATACAGGCCGGATCGAAAAAGCCGAAAGAGGCTGAAGGCTGGTTTTTTAAAGCGGTCACCCTGTCCAAGGACTACGGGTTTGACGGGCTGCTGGCCTGCGAACTGAGGGCCAGCCCCATCCTCTGCCGGCTGGCTCAAAAATGCACGGCAGAGAAAGCCTATCTGCTGACCATACCCTCCTTCATGGCCGCAGAGGTCAAAGGTCAGGTTAAAGAGGGATCCGGTCTGCGGGCGGAACTGCTGGGGCCGCCTAGGATCTTCGGGGGAGAAAAGGAGATCACCAACGGCTTAAGGCGCCAGGCCCAACAGCTGTTGTGTCTTTTGGCATATCACGGGGAGCGGGGCCTGAGCCGGGAGGAGATACTGGAGGCCATGTGGCCCAGGGTCAAGCCCAAACAGGGGGTGGATAATTTTCACCTGGTGCTGTTCGAGGTGCGGCAGGGCCTGCAGAAAAGCATCGGGAGGTCTTATGGCAAGGCAATAGTAAAAGAGGGGGGAAGATACCGGATTGGCCCCGGCCTGCCGGTGAGCAACGATGTCCGGGCCTTTGAGGAACTTTTGGCCGGGTCGCGGGAGGCGGAAAGAGCCGGGGACGCGGCGGCCGCCAAAAAGCTTCTGGGCGAAGCGCTGTCCCTCAAACGGGGGGAGTTCTGCCAGGGTTGGACGGAGGATTGGGTCCAGGGGATATCCCGCCGGCTGGAGGAACTGCACCAAAAGGCGCTGTTGAAGCTGGGGGCCCTGCACCTCCGGGACGGAGAGCCGGAGAACAGCCGGGAATATTATGAACTGGCCGTCGGGCGCGACGAATTGTGCGAGGAGGCCTGCCGGGGGTTGATCAGGATCCACGGGAATAAAGGCGACCGTAACCAAGCCAAGGCCCTGTTCACCAAACTGGAAAAAGCCCTGCGCCGGGAACTGAAATCGGAGCCTGCTCCTGAGACCGTGGAACTTTACCGGACGGTGATGGTTTCCGGGAAATAG